The Prevotella sp. oral taxon 299 str. F0039 genome has a segment encoding these proteins:
- a CDS encoding bifunctional ADP-dependent NAD(P)H-hydrate dehydratase/NAD(P)H-hydrate epimerase has translation MKIFTSNQIKELDKYTIEHEPISSLDLMERAAIAMKEVICERWNTQTPFIVFAGPGNNGGDALAVARLLLGEGYNVKIYLFNIHNSLSPDCEQNKLRLLEHKRAKDFTEVITNFDPPKLTEKEVVIDGLFGCGINKPLSGGFASLVKYINQSPAKVVSIDIPSGLMPEDNTYNVRVNVINADLTLTLQQKKLAMLLADCQKHIGELKVLDIRLSSEFIKNTPSTFNIIEEGDIIPLLKKRELFSHKGLMGHALLIAGSLGMAGAAVLSARACLRSGVGKLTTHVPQALYPILQTAVPEAMVHLDNNEQFFSEAIDCDCYHAVGLGPGLGLNETTAIALIAQIRRAQCPLVIDADAINIFGNHRAWLQQLPKDIIMTPHQKELEQLTGATSTSSYEQLIKASEFAQHFGCYIILKGHYSALCLPDGNIYFNTTGNPGMATAGSGDVLTGIITALLARGYSQREASLLGMYLHGLSGDLAVKEIGEESLIASDIINFLPKAFKRLND, from the coding sequence ATGAAAATATTCACAAGTAATCAAATAAAAGAGCTCGACAAATATACAATTGAGCATGAACCCATTAGTTCTTTAGATCTAATGGAACGTGCAGCAATAGCCATGAAGGAAGTTATTTGCGAGCGTTGGAACACCCAAACACCATTTATTGTATTTGCAGGTCCAGGCAATAATGGCGGAGATGCTCTTGCGGTAGCACGCCTTTTACTTGGTGAAGGATATAACGTTAAGATATATTTATTTAACATTCACAATAGTCTTTCGCCCGATTGCGAACAAAATAAGCTACGTTTATTGGAACATAAGCGTGCTAAAGACTTCACAGAAGTTATCACAAACTTCGATCCACCCAAGCTTACTGAAAAAGAAGTAGTGATAGATGGTCTCTTTGGTTGTGGCATAAATAAACCACTATCGGGCGGTTTTGCATCCTTAGTGAAATACATTAACCAATCACCTGCAAAGGTTGTGAGTATTGATATACCTTCAGGTTTAATGCCTGAGGACAACACTTACAATGTAAGAGTAAATGTTATCAATGCCGACTTGACCCTTACTCTACAACAAAAGAAGCTTGCAATGCTCCTTGCAGACTGTCAAAAGCACATAGGAGAATTGAAAGTTTTAGACATTAGATTATCAAGTGAATTCATAAAAAACACACCTTCAACTTTTAATATTATCGAAGAAGGCGACATTATACCATTACTTAAGAAGCGAGAACTATTCTCTCACAAGGGATTAATGGGACATGCGCTGCTCATTGCAGGCTCTTTAGGAATGGCAGGAGCTGCTGTTTTATCTGCAAGAGCATGCCTTCGGAGTGGAGTTGGCAAGCTAACAACTCACGTTCCACAAGCTCTTTATCCCATTTTGCAGACTGCAGTGCCTGAAGCAATGGTACATTTAGATAACAACGAACAATTCTTTTCTGAAGCAATAGATTGCGATTGCTATCATGCTGTGGGTCTTGGACCTGGCTTAGGCTTAAATGAAACCACCGCAATAGCACTCATTGCACAAATAAGACGTGCACAATGCCCTCTTGTTATCGATGCAGATGCCATCAACATATTTGGCAATCACCGTGCTTGGCTACAACAATTGCCTAAGGACATTATTATGACTCCACACCAAAAGGAATTGGAACAACTCACAGGAGCAACCTCAACAAGTAGCTATGAACAGCTCATTAAGGCCTCGGAGTTTGCTCAACACTTTGGATGTTACATCATATTGAAAGGTCATTACAGTGCTCTATGCCTTCCAGATGGCAATATCTACTTCAACACAACAGGCAATCCAGGTATGGCAACAGCAGGAAGTGGAGACGTTTTAACTGGAATTATTACCGCATTGCTTGCTCGTGGCTACTCACAACGTGAGGCTTCACTCCTCGGAATGTATCTTCATGGCTTATCAGGAGATCTTGCTGTTAAGGAAATAGGCGAAGAATCGCTTATCGCAAGTGATATTATTAACTTCCTTCCAAAGGCATTTAAACGATTAAACGACTAA
- the hpt gene encoding hypoxanthine phosphoribosyltransferase, with the protein MAQITIKDKTFKTSIPEAEILKRIQVVADRINSDMKDKNPLLLAVLNGSFIFAADLMRMLTIPCEISFVKLASYQGTTSTGTIKEVLGINEDLTNRTVIIVEDIVETGLTMKRMIETLGTRNPESIHICSLLVKPDRLQVPLDIEYAVMEIPNDFILGYGLDYDHQGRNLRDIYTIVE; encoded by the coding sequence ATGGCTCAAATAACAATTAAGGATAAAACCTTTAAGACTTCTATTCCAGAAGCAGAGATATTGAAGAGAATTCAAGTAGTAGCAGATCGTATAAACAGCGACATGAAGGATAAAAATCCACTACTATTAGCGGTGTTAAATGGCTCGTTTATATTTGCTGCAGACCTTATGAGGATGCTAACTATTCCTTGTGAGATATCTTTTGTAAAGCTAGCTTCATATCAAGGAACAACCTCTACAGGAACAATTAAAGAAGTGTTAGGTATCAATGAGGATTTAACTAACAGAACAGTTATTATTGTTGAGGACATAGTTGAAACAGGATTAACAATGAAACGAATGATAGAAACACTCGGAACACGCAATCCCGAGTCTATTCATATATGTTCATTGTTAGTGAAACCAGATAGACTTCAAGTGCCTTTGGATATAGAATATGCTGTAATGGAAATTCCAAATGACTTTATTCTTGGTTATGGACTTGACTATGATCATCAAGGACGCAACCTAAGAGACATCTACACCATTGTAGAATAA
- a CDS encoding adenylate kinase: protein MNNIVIFGAPGSGKGTQSDKLIAKYGFEHISTGDVLRSEIKNGTELGKTAKEYIDKGQLIPDELMVDILASVYDSFGKEHKGVIFDGFPRTIPQAEALKAMLAERGHRIAAMIELDVPEEELMKRLILRGKESGRSDDNEETIKKRLGVYHNQTAPLIDWYKKEGVHNHINGLGELDTIFGDITTVIDQL, encoded by the coding sequence ATGAACAATATCGTTATTTTTGGTGCTCCTGGTTCAGGAAAAGGCACTCAAAGCGACAAGCTTATTGCTAAATATGGTTTCGAACACATCTCTACTGGCGATGTACTTCGTAGTGAAATTAAGAACGGAACCGAGTTAGGTAAGACCGCAAAAGAATACATTGACAAGGGACAACTTATCCCAGACGAGTTGATGGTAGATATTCTTGCAAGCGTATATGATAGCTTTGGCAAAGAACATAAAGGTGTAATCTTCGACGGATTCCCACGAACAATACCACAAGCAGAGGCTTTAAAGGCTATGTTAGCAGAGCGTGGACATCGCATTGCTGCAATGATTGAGCTTGATGTACCTGAAGAAGAGTTAATGAAACGATTGATTCTTCGTGGAAAAGAAAGCGGAAGAAGCGATGATAACGAAGAAACTATCAAGAAACGTCTTGGTGTTTATCACAATCAAACAGCACCATTGATTGATTGGTACAAGAAAGAAGGAGTTCATAACCACATCAATGGTTTAGGAGAACTTGACACAATATTTGGAGATATCACTACTGTAATCGATCAGTTGTAA
- the obgE gene encoding GTPase ObgE, which produces MADSNFVDYVKIYCRSGKGGRGSMHLRHVKYNPNGGPDGGDGGDGGSVYLRGNHNYWTLLHLKFQRHVYAEHGGNGGRDKCHGTNGKHQYIDVPCGTVVYDAETGKYVCDVKYDGQEVLLLKGGRGGLGNFQFRTATNQAPRYAQPGEPMQEQTIILELKLLADVGLVGFPNAGKSTLLSSLSSARPKIANYPFTTLEPSLGIVGYHDNKSFVMADIPGIIEGASEGKGLGLRFLRHIERNSLLLFMVPGDTDDIKKEYEILLNELRNFNPDMLDKHRVLAVTKSDLLDEELISMLKETLPEDLPCVFISAVTGQGLNELKDILWKELNSESNKIKGVIAEDTLVHRDKDIQRITEELEAEGEDEVIFVEDEDFDDLEDFEYVDLEDEE; this is translated from the coding sequence ATGGCAGATTCAAATTTTGTTGATTATGTAAAAATATATTGTCGAAGTGGAAAAGGAGGACGTGGTTCTATGCACTTACGACACGTTAAGTATAATCCAAATGGTGGACCCGACGGAGGTGACGGAGGTGATGGAGGAAGCGTTTATTTGCGTGGAAACCATAACTATTGGACTCTTTTACACCTTAAATTCCAACGACATGTCTATGCAGAGCATGGCGGAAATGGTGGAAGAGATAAGTGTCACGGAACCAATGGCAAGCATCAATACATCGATGTGCCATGCGGAACCGTTGTATATGATGCCGAAACAGGTAAGTATGTGTGCGATGTTAAGTACGATGGACAAGAAGTTCTACTCTTAAAAGGTGGTAGAGGCGGTTTAGGAAACTTCCAATTCAGAACTGCAACCAATCAAGCTCCACGCTATGCACAGCCTGGTGAGCCCATGCAAGAGCAGACAATCATTCTCGAACTCAAGCTACTTGCCGACGTAGGTCTTGTTGGTTTCCCCAATGCAGGTAAGTCAACGCTTCTTTCTTCGTTATCAAGTGCACGCCCAAAGATAGCCAATTATCCTTTCACTACATTAGAACCCTCTCTTGGTATTGTTGGATATCACGACAATAAGTCGTTTGTTATGGCAGATATTCCAGGTATAATTGAAGGCGCAAGCGAAGGAAAAGGACTCGGATTGCGTTTTTTACGTCACATAGAACGAAACTCTTTGCTTCTTTTTATGGTGCCAGGTGACACCGATGATATCAAGAAAGAATACGAAATTTTATTGAACGAGCTTCGCAATTTCAATCCCGACATGCTCGACAAGCATAGAGTTCTCGCCGTAACAAAAAGCGATTTGCTCGACGAAGAGCTTATATCAATGCTTAAAGAAACTCTTCCCGAAGACCTTCCATGTGTGTTTATCTCGGCAGTTACAGGTCAAGGACTCAACGAGTTGAAAGACATTCTATGGAAAGAGCTTAACAGCGAGAGCAATAAGATTAAGGGAGTTATTGCCGAAGACACTCTTGTTCATCGTGATAAAGATATTCAACGCATTACAGAAGAGTTGGAAGCAGAAGGCGAAGATGAAGTTATTTTCGTAGAAGATGAAGATTTTGATGATTTAGAGGACTTTGAATATGTAGATTTGGAGGACGAAGAATGA
- the pgeF gene encoding peptidoglycan editing factor PgeF, which translates to MIPKLHQYAIDNNVIAFSSMRSCDENSLQADGKIDDAYASFNINPWVGDNEEQVNSNRLELAKALEINEKNIILPHQTHQTEVRQIASEFLSLPSSVQSMLLEGVDALITNESNVCIGVSTADCVPVVMYDSEHKAIAVAHAGWRGTVENIMRKTVEKMYRSFNTDPKTLQVVIGPSISFESFEVGSDVFNAFNEKGLAADKQCVSSSAQLLSINNNNVLVDNSAKDNEPKWHIDLAQCNKKQLESLGVSAQNITLSGICTYSNYHKFFSARRLGTASGRIYTGILLRG; encoded by the coding sequence ATGATTCCGAAGCTGCATCAATACGCAATTGATAACAATGTAATAGCCTTTTCAAGCATGCGCTCTTGCGATGAAAATTCATTGCAAGCAGACGGCAAGATAGATGATGCTTATGCCTCATTCAATATCAATCCTTGGGTAGGAGATAACGAAGAGCAGGTGAATAGCAATCGTTTAGAATTGGCAAAAGCATTAGAAATTAACGAAAAAAACATCATCTTACCTCACCAAACTCACCAGACTGAGGTCAGACAAATTGCTTCTGAATTTCTTTCGTTGCCCTCTTCGGTTCAAAGCATGCTGTTAGAGGGAGTCGATGCACTCATAACTAACGAGTCAAATGTGTGCATTGGAGTTTCAACGGCCGACTGTGTGCCTGTTGTTATGTATGATTCCGAGCACAAAGCCATAGCAGTTGCGCATGCAGGTTGGCGTGGAACGGTAGAGAATATTATGCGAAAGACAGTCGAAAAAATGTATCGTTCGTTCAATACCGACCCCAAAACACTGCAAGTAGTCATTGGTCCTTCCATCTCTTTCGAGTCGTTTGAGGTAGGCAGTGATGTGTTCAACGCTTTTAATGAAAAAGGACTTGCCGCCGATAAACAATGTGTTAGTTCATCGGCACAGCTTCTTTCGATCAATAATAACAATGTGTTGGTAGACAATAGCGCAAAAGATAACGAACCAAAGTGGCATATCGACTTGGCTCAATGCAATAAAAAACAGCTCGAAAGTTTAGGTGTTTCCGCTCAAAATATCACTTTATCGGGCATTTGTACCTATTCAAATTATCACAAATTCTTCTCTGCTCGTCGTTTAGGAACAGCCTCTGGCAGAATATATACAGGCATTCTCCTTCGTGGATAA
- a CDS encoding M23 family metallopeptidase, which translates to MKRLNTLCYIALLGLLVAFMPANDTFTAAEQQQISIETPHLFDASNTFNIDFGALSSSEYSFPLPVGKASLLSNKDIEITTSEGDAVKAMFNGTVRLARKMGNRGNVVVIRHDNGLETVYENNAQNLVAVAQKVKAGQTIAIVGTKNKKATCLFYIMVNGGKVNPELVLDVKKKTLKQTILQFKKKGKHVNITIVEKKDEKNIKKEEKENRKEDKEENIKSGSYNKNGDYVLNLSTLKNGEWAFPLPGCHIISPYGGRRGHSGVDIKTKANDNIYAAFDGVVTMSAPHYGYGNCIVIKHAEGLETLYSHQSKNLVKVGQKVKAGELIGLTGRTGRATTPHLHFEVKWNGRHFNPIMMFNCTNHSLQNVTMTFSKSGKITATTNK; encoded by the coding sequence ATGAAAAGACTAAATACACTCTGTTATATAGCTCTTTTAGGCTTGTTAGTGGCTTTTATGCCTGCTAACGACACCTTTACTGCAGCCGAACAGCAACAAATAAGTATCGAAACGCCCCATTTGTTTGATGCTTCAAACACGTTTAATATAGACTTTGGAGCTTTATCTTCAAGCGAATATTCTTTCCCTTTGCCCGTAGGTAAGGCGTCGTTGTTAAGCAATAAAGACATAGAAATAACCACTTCTGAAGGCGATGCGGTGAAAGCTATGTTCAATGGAACTGTGCGTTTGGCTCGAAAGATGGGCAATAGAGGCAATGTTGTAGTGATTCGACACGACAACGGCTTAGAAACGGTGTATGAAAATAATGCTCAAAATCTTGTGGCGGTAGCTCAAAAGGTAAAAGCAGGACAAACAATTGCCATCGTAGGAACAAAGAATAAGAAAGCAACTTGTTTGTTTTATATTATGGTGAATGGTGGAAAGGTGAATCCAGAGCTTGTTCTAGATGTGAAAAAGAAGACACTTAAGCAAACCATTTTGCAGTTTAAAAAGAAGGGAAAGCACGTTAATATCACCATTGTAGAGAAGAAAGACGAAAAGAACATAAAGAAAGAAGAGAAGGAAAATCGCAAAGAAGATAAGGAAGAGAATATAAAAAGCGGTTCATATAACAAGAATGGTGACTATGTTCTTAACCTTTCTACCCTTAAAAATGGCGAGTGGGCATTCCCATTGCCAGGCTGTCATATTATAAGTCCATATGGAGGACGACGTGGACACTCAGGAGTTGATATTAAAACAAAGGCCAATGATAATATATATGCAGCCTTTGATGGAGTGGTTACTATGTCGGCTCCACACTATGGATATGGAAATTGCATTGTAATTAAGCATGCCGAAGGACTCGAAACGCTGTATAGCCATCAATCTAAGAATCTTGTAAAGGTAGGACAAAAGGTTAAAGCAGGTGAATTAATTGGCTTAACTGGTCGTACTGGTCGTGCAACAACACCGCATCTTCATTTCGAAGTGAAGTGGAACGGGCGTCACTTCAATCCTATTATGATGTTTAACTGCACCAACCACTCGTTGCAAAACGTAACAATGACCTTCTCTAAGTCGGGTAAAATAACTGCAACAACGAACAAATAG
- a CDS encoding ATP-binding protein yields MNFSDVIGQDDVKSRLLTLIESGKMPHSLLLYGAPGCGKMALALALASHLLGENDVNNPKAASVKAMLDRWEHPDLHFSYPVIRPTGTTADHKMISDDFAKEWNLLLKKGPYFDMDTWLEHMNAANQQAIIFASESDNLTRKLNLKSSMGGYKVAIIWLPERMNVECANKLLKLLEEPPHQTLFIMVSEAPERLLETVRSRTQMIQVKRIDTAVLECALVEKRGLDDDTAHRVAQIANGSWLDAIRMLNADSEAKQFFNDFVGVMRASYRRDIREMKAWSERVATYGREKQKRMLLYFHRMFRENFMYNFKQSSLIHFTQDEEQFAQKFAPFINEKNIIELYELVELNIRDLSQNANPKIVFFDFTLRVTMLLVRK; encoded by the coding sequence ATGAATTTTAGTGACGTAATAGGACAAGACGACGTAAAAAGTCGTTTGTTAACGCTTATAGAATCGGGAAAAATGCCTCATTCTCTGCTTCTTTATGGAGCACCTGGATGTGGCAAGATGGCGTTGGCATTGGCTCTTGCATCGCATTTGTTAGGCGAGAACGATGTGAACAATCCCAAGGCTGCGAGCGTTAAGGCTATGCTAGACCGCTGGGAACACCCCGACTTGCATTTTAGCTATCCCGTTATTCGTCCTACTGGCACCACTGCTGATCATAAAATGATTAGTGATGATTTTGCAAAAGAGTGGAACTTGCTACTCAAAAAAGGTCCATATTTTGATATGGATACATGGCTCGAGCACATGAACGCAGCCAATCAACAAGCTATTATCTTTGCTTCTGAAAGTGATAATTTAACAAGAAAGCTCAACTTAAAGTCGAGTATGGGTGGCTACAAGGTGGCTATCATCTGGTTGCCCGAGCGCATGAATGTTGAATGTGCTAACAAATTGCTAAAATTATTAGAAGAACCTCCACATCAAACGCTATTCATAATGGTGAGCGAAGCACCTGAACGTCTTTTAGAAACTGTTCGAAGTAGAACTCAAATGATTCAGGTGAAGCGCATAGATACTGCCGTTTTAGAGTGTGCTTTGGTGGAGAAAAGGGGCTTAGATGACGATACTGCACATCGTGTAGCACAAATTGCCAATGGCAGTTGGTTAGATGCTATTAGAATGTTGAACGCAGATAGCGAGGCAAAACAATTCTTTAACGACTTTGTGGGCGTTATGCGTGCCTCGTATCGACGTGACATTCGTGAGATGAAAGCATGGAGCGAGCGTGTTGCTACCTATGGACGAGAAAAGCAAAAACGTATGCTTTTGTATTTTCATAGAATGTTCCGAGAGAATTTTATGTATAACTTTAAACAAAGTTCATTGATTCATTTCACTCAAGATGAAGAGCAATTTGCACAAAAATTTGCCCCCTTTATCAATGAAAAAAATATTATTGAACTCTATGAACTTGTTGAACTAAATATAAGAGACCTTTCACAGAATGCCAATCCCAAGATTGTTTTCTTCGATTTTACACTCCGTGTAACGATGCTTCTGGTGAGAAAGTGA
- a CDS encoding regulatory iron-sulfur-containing complex subunit RicT has product MNYKDMKFHMLDGCTRGICSKGCGRQNKQLNAYDWLAGTPGNIESTDLVEVQFKNTRKGYYHNVNNLDLKKGDIVAVESNPGHDIGVVSLTGRLVEWQMKRANLKPNEEIRRVYRLAKQVDIEKYEEAKSREQQTMIKSRQIAKDLGLSMKIGDVEYQGDGNKAIFYYIADERVDFRQLIKVLADAFHVRIEMKQIGARQEAGRIGGTGPCGRELCCASWMKNFVSVSTNAARFQDISPNPQKLAGMCGKLKCCLNYEVDNYIESGKRLPSREVSLHTLEAEYFFFKVDILAGLVTYSTDKNMAANLETITAERARRIIEMNKRGEKPETLTGSKERKQPERPKDLLADADISRFDKSKNRGNRNDNNDKPRNNQRERQGNEGRRQGNRNGVVAEDNIVEMVHHNI; this is encoded by the coding sequence ATGAATTATAAAGATATGAAGTTTCATATGTTAGATGGTTGTACCCGTGGCATTTGTAGCAAAGGTTGTGGCAGACAAAATAAACAACTTAATGCTTACGATTGGCTTGCAGGTACTCCTGGTAACATAGAAAGTACTGATTTAGTTGAAGTTCAATTTAAAAATACACGCAAAGGTTATTATCATAATGTTAATAATCTCGACCTAAAAAAAGGTGATATTGTTGCTGTTGAATCGAATCCAGGTCATGATATAGGCGTAGTTTCATTGACAGGACGCCTTGTTGAATGGCAAATGAAACGTGCAAACCTCAAACCAAACGAAGAAATTCGCCGTGTTTATCGTCTTGCTAAACAAGTGGATATCGAGAAATATGAGGAGGCAAAGAGCCGAGAACAGCAGACAATGATTAAGAGTAGACAAATAGCTAAAGACTTAGGACTTAGCATGAAGATTGGAGATGTTGAGTATCAAGGCGACGGAAATAAAGCTATTTTCTATTATATTGCAGACGAACGTGTAGACTTTCGTCAACTGATTAAGGTGCTTGCCGATGCTTTTCATGTGAGAATTGAAATGAAGCAGATTGGAGCAAGACAAGAAGCAGGACGCATTGGTGGTACAGGTCCTTGCGGAAGAGAATTGTGTTGTGCTTCGTGGATGAAGAATTTTGTTTCTGTAAGCACCAACGCTGCACGTTTTCAAGATATTTCTCCCAACCCACAAAAGCTGGCAGGAATGTGCGGAAAGCTTAAATGTTGTTTGAATTATGAGGTAGATAACTATATCGAATCGGGCAAAAGACTTCCAAGTAGAGAGGTTTCTCTGCACACTTTAGAGGCAGAATATTTCTTCTTCAAGGTGGATATCTTAGCGGGTTTGGTTACTTATTCTACTGATAAGAATATGGCAGCCAATCTAGAAACAATTACTGCTGAACGTGCACGACGTATTATTGAAATGAATAAGCGTGGTGAAAAACCTGAAACTTTAACAGGCTCGAAGGAAAGAAAGCAACCCGAACGTCCTAAAGACTTATTGGCTGATGCTGATATTAGTAGATTTGATAAGTCAAAAAATCGTGGAAATAGAAATGATAATAACGATAAACCACGTAATAACCAACGTGAGCGACAAGGAAACGAGGGTCGTAGACAAGGTAATAGAAATGGTGTGGTGGCAGAGGACAATATCGTCGAAATGGTGCACCACAACATTTGA
- a CDS encoding gliding motility lipoprotein GldH, protein MSNQQNNNKWRHFAYLCFFFCTILTFCISCKRNVVYHHYQHTSIAGWERNDTISYAIPRLKTSGIYSINVGLRVTNDYPFTGLSLVVERKVYPSKDIRVDTLNCMIIDSKGNVEGKGVSYYQYDFPLSTLRLEKGDSLALVVRHAMKREILPGISDVGIMLRTN, encoded by the coding sequence GTGAGCAACCAACAAAACAACAATAAATGGAGGCATTTTGCCTACTTATGCTTTTTCTTTTGCACGATTTTGACATTCTGCATATCGTGCAAAAGAAATGTTGTTTATCATCATTATCAGCATACTTCTATTGCAGGGTGGGAGCGAAATGACACTATTTCGTATGCTATCCCTCGTTTGAAAACAAGCGGAATCTATTCTATTAATGTGGGTTTGCGTGTTACAAACGATTATCCTTTCACAGGATTAAGTCTTGTTGTGGAGCGAAAAGTATATCCTTCGAAAGACATTAGAGTAGATACTTTGAATTGTATGATAATCGACTCGAAAGGAAATGTAGAGGGTAAGGGGGTTAGCTACTATCAATACGACTTTCCTTTGTCTACCCTTCGCCTAGAAAAAGGTGATTCTTTGGCACTTGTTGTGCGTCATGCCATGAAGAGAGAGATTCTTCCTGGAATCTCGGATGTTGGTATTATGTTAAGAACGAATTAA
- the rodA gene encoding rod shape-determining protein RodA, whose amino-acid sequence MGQVTGRKKEKSTSILRSLDWWTIAIYIALLAFGWLSVCGASYTYGSTEILSLSSRSGMQIVWIGTSICLGFILLMMDDRFYDTFAYVIYGLLLLLLFATIFNPHEIKGSRSWIVMGPLRLQPAEFAKFATALAAAKFMGRYTFNMQRWKDFAIALAIVILPMIFIVGQRETGSALVYFSFFLMFYREGMPGSVLFTGVAMIVYFVVGIKYEAIMLSETPTSLGKFIVLLLVQLSSIGMIHVYCKEKQMVRQLLALTIGTTLLAFLFAKFVIPFNIVIVQIILSVLFILYLIYNWLHTRIHNYLYIALFSIGSIAFFYSADYVLNNVMEPHQRVRINVLLGLDEDLSGAGYNVHQSEIAIGSGGLKGKGFLNGTQTKLKFVPEQDTDFIFCTVGEEEGFLGSAGVLLLFLALILRLIHLAERQTFKFGRIYGYCILSIFLFHVFINVGMVLGLLPVIGIPLPFFSYGGSSLWGFTLLLFIFLRIDASRNLIRS is encoded by the coding sequence ATGGGTCAGGTGACAGGTAGAAAAAAAGAGAAGTCAACGAGTATTCTTCGCTCTTTAGATTGGTGGACAATAGCTATATATATCGCACTACTTGCTTTTGGATGGCTAAGCGTGTGCGGTGCAAGTTATACCTATGGCTCTACCGAAATACTCAGTTTAAGCTCTCGTTCAGGCATGCAAATTGTTTGGATAGGAACATCTATATGCCTAGGTTTCATTCTTCTTATGATGGACGACCGCTTTTATGATACCTTTGCATACGTTATCTACGGACTACTCTTACTGCTTCTTTTTGCCACAATCTTTAATCCTCACGAAATTAAAGGCTCTCGTTCGTGGATTGTAATGGGACCTTTGCGACTGCAACCTGCTGAATTTGCCAAGTTTGCCACGGCATTAGCCGCTGCAAAGTTTATGGGAAGATATACCTTTAACATGCAAAGATGGAAGGATTTTGCCATTGCTCTTGCCATTGTTATTTTGCCCATGATCTTTATTGTTGGACAAAGAGAAACAGGATCGGCATTGGTTTATTTCTCATTTTTCTTGATGTTCTATCGTGAAGGAATGCCTGGAAGTGTGCTTTTCACTGGAGTTGCAATGATTGTTTACTTTGTTGTAGGTATTAAATACGAAGCTATTATGTTGAGCGAAACCCCTACTTCTTTAGGAAAATTCATCGTATTGCTCCTCGTTCAACTCTCTTCAATAGGCATGATTCACGTTTATTGTAAAGAAAAACAAATGGTTCGACAACTTCTTGCATTAACCATAGGAACAACACTCCTTGCTTTCCTCTTTGCAAAGTTTGTTATTCCATTTAATATTGTTATCGTTCAAATTATTTTAAGTGTGTTGTTCATTCTTTATCTCATCTACAATTGGCTTCACACTCGCATACATAATTATCTTTATATTGCATTATTCTCTATCGGTTCTATTGCTTTTTTCTATTCAGCAGACTATGTATTGAATAACGTAATGGAGCCTCATCAAAGAGTTCGAATCAATGTTTTACTTGGATTAGATGAAGACTTGTCGGGCGCAGGCTACAATGTTCATCAAAGTGAGATAGCTATTGGCAGTGGAGGATTAAAGGGAAAAGGATTCTTAAACGGAACACAAACAAAACTAAAGTTCGTTCCAGAGCAAGATACCGACTTCATTTTCTGTACCGTTGGCGAAGAAGAAGGATTCTTAGGATCGGCTGGTGTACTCTTATTATTCTTGGCATTGATTCTCCGCCTCATTCATCTTGCCGAACGACAAACCTTTAAGTTTGGGCGAATATACGGCTATTGCATTCTTAGTATCTTTCTTTTTCACGTTTTCATTAATGTCGGAATGGTATTAGGTCTGTTGCCTGTGATTGGTATTCCATTGCCATTCTTCAGCTATGGCGGTTCGTCTTTATGGGGATTCACGTTGCTTCTATTCATCTTTTTACGAATAGATGCCTCTCGAAACTTAATTCGTTCTTAA